In a single window of the Hippocampus zosterae strain Florida chromosome 6, ASM2543408v3, whole genome shotgun sequence genome:
- the ncaph gene encoding condensin complex subunit 2 — MSAATTPVSRVRQGWTSSMKNKGLSPAACSTPLLVAFPGNDDEKERRHRRRSRVIDLQSATDSSLNDSAPHSATGTPAAVPKLSNAQISEHYSTCIKLSTENKITTKNAFGLHLIDYMADILKQKDSELTNFKVAAGTLDASTKIYAVRVDAVHADAYRVLGGLGAETKPGEDNGLKEEEENEAAEVTTKQPKKKRPPKKTVEQNLSNLNSAESERKCEVDPMFHRMASSFDESSTAGVFLSVLFSENSRCELLFPSHMTLLQSTTSYSPPPAMAVLTSPFMAGLQQCQEKSDICPSLQDFSFTRWNPEQTMNQLLEKMKQGEHVFDINAEPEPEADEEDYPEFDGDYEEDLGDCEEGLKEHKYGCEASGSKTGRDVIPIGEGDIATMCLQLSTQPREYSYFSPRTMATWAGPGYWQFKPKHKLDHLPDKETRKKKPKKAFEIDFNTDVNFDTYFRTTRAATTISKSALSSCNKKTTLPADFQFTPETLSQLTLKPSISLCQEAQKRLSGELGEGIGDYDYNNPNDTANFCPGLQAADSDDEVEGFPDSDDTQPSGESFPLPSQEGISTYGDGDLVPEPQRVNKIELNYAKTAKKMDMKRLKSSMWTLLSESPEDVEVTEKPEVCEEKVFSQTTKTLLQRLPTTMAQNLSIPLAFVALLHLANEKNLELVKVDDMSDIIIRQGH; from the exons ATGAGTGCAGCCACCACACCTGTCTCTCGGGTGCGACAAGGATGGACATCGTCTATGAAAAACAAGGGCCTATCACCAGCGGCCTGTAGCACACCTTTGCTTGTGGCCTTCCCCGGCAACGATGATGAGAAGGAGCGACGTCATCGCAGACGGTCAAGAGTAATTGACCTTCAAAGTGCTACAGATTCCTCTTTAAACGACTCTGCACCACACAG TGCCACAGGGACACCCGCTGCTGTGCCAAAGTTGTCCAATGCTCAAATCTCAGAACATTACTCCACCTGCATCAAACTCTCCACTGAGAAT AAAATTACGACGAAAAATGCCTTTGGTTTACATCTTATTGATTACATGGCTGATATTCTTAAACAGAAAGATTCAGAGCTTACAAACTTCAAG gTGGCAGCTGGTACACTGGATGCCAGTACCAAGATCTATGCTGTCCGGGTGGATGCGGTTCATGCTGATGCTTACAGAGTACTTGGTGGCCTTGGGGCTGAAACCAAACCCGGAGAAG ACAACGGAttaaaagaggaagaggaaaatgAAGCCGCTGAGGTCACTACCAAGCAACCAAAGAAGAAGAGACCCCCGAAGAAGACTGTGGAGCAGAACCTGAGCAACTTAAATAGTGCTGAGTCCGAGAGGAAATGTGAG GTAGACCCCATGTTTCATCGCATGGCGTCGTCCTTTGATGAGAGTAGCACAGCTGGGGTCTTCCTGTCTGTTCTCTTCAGTGAAAACAGTCGCTGTGAGCTGCTCTTTCCATCCCACATGACCCTTCTTCAGTCTACAACCTCCTACTCTCCCCCACCTGCTATGGCTGTCCTTACATCCCCATTCATGG CTGGGCTGCAGCAGTGTCAGGAGAAAAGTGACATCTGCCCCTCTCTGCAGGACTTCTCCTTCACAAGGTGGAACCCTGAACAG ACAATGAACCAACTTTTGGAGAAAATGAAGCAGGGTGAACACGTTTTTGACATCAATGCTGAGCCTGAACCCGAAGCTGATGAAGAGGACTATCCCGAATTTGATGGAGACTACGAGGAGGATTTGGGTGACTGTGAGGAGGGGCTAAAGGAACATAAATACGGTTGTGAGGCCTCGGGTTCTAAAACAGGACG TGATGTGATACCAATTGGAGAGGGAGATATCGCCACGATGTGTCTGCAGCTGTCCACTCAGCCCAGGGAATATTCGTATTTTAGCCCAAGGACAATGGCCACGTGGGCTGGACCAGGCTACTGGCAGTTCAAGCCAAAACACAAGT TGGACCACTTGCCTGACAAGGAGACACGGAAAAAGAAGCCCAAAAAAGCCTTTGAAATAGACTTCAACACCGACGTCAACTTTGATACCTACTTCCGCACCACAAGA GCTGCCACCACGATCAGCAAGTCTGCGCTCAGTTCCTGTAACAAGAAAACAACTCTCCCAGCAGACTTCCAGTTTACACCAGAGACTCTCTCCCAACTCACTCTTAAACCCTCCATATCG TTATGTCAAGAAGCCCAGAAGAGGTTGTCTGGAGAGCTTGGAGAAGGCATTGGCGACTATGACTACAACAATCCAAACGATACAGCCAACTTTTGTCCAGGTCTTCAG GCTGCTGACAGTGACGATGAAGTGGAAGGGTTTCCCGACTCTGACGATACACAACCTTCAGGAGAGAGTTTTCCATTGCCCTCACAAGAAGGGATCTCGACTTATGGCGATGGAGATCTTGTACCTGAACCACAGAGA GTCAACAAGATTGAGCTCAATTATGCTAAGACAGCCAAGAAAATGGACATGAAGAGACTCAAGAGCAGCATGTGGACTCTTCTAAGTGAAAGCCCAGAG GACGTGGAGGTTACAGAGAAACCTGAGGTTTGTGAGGAAAAAGTCTTCAGCCAGACCACAAAGACCTTGCTTCAAAG ACTACCCACCACAATGGCTCAGAACCTGTCAATACCTTTGGCATTTGTTGCTCTGCTCCATCTTGCAAATGAAAAG AATTTGGAGCTGGTGAAGGTTGATGACATGTCAGACATCATCATCAGGCAAGGCCATTGA